A window of Dromiciops gliroides isolate mDroGli1 chromosome X, mDroGli1.pri, whole genome shotgun sequence contains these coding sequences:
- the CXCR3 gene encoding C-X-C chemokine receptor type 3 isoform X1 — MSDQSPHNACFSHLHNFWNTLFSSTHSTGGNLHMLERPQKCPWLRTAVVARAEARPPEGDPSQEPRGQLSFFQTVHIHPEAASSIGDWLAGGRQGAAHGLHHLRGSRTAMTSQVREHLVLSDLDYLENSSFSYYSENESTPCCSSPPCSHDFSLTFDLAFLPTLYSLLFVFGLLGNGAVAVVLLRQRRALSGTDTFLLHLALADMLLVLTLPLWAVQAAREWVFGSGLCKVAGALFKINFYAGAFLLACISFDRYLNIVHATQLYRRGPGTRVTLTCVIVWGLCLLLAFPDLLFLLAQHEPRLNTTRCLYTFPQTGHTALNILQLLAGFLFPLLIMAYCYTHILLVLLGSRGQRRLRAMRVVVTVVVAFALCWTPYHLAMLVDILIDVKAVSRDCEWESQLDVAKSITSGLGFLHCCLNPLLYAFVGVKFRGQMRTLIGRLGCPGQEALLRPTPTSSRRDSSWSETTEASYSGL; from the exons atgtctgaccaatcACCCCACAATgcttgcttcagccaccttcataacTTCTGGAAcacattgttctcatccacccattctactgggggaaatcttcacatgcttgag AGACCTCAGAAGTGCCCCTGGCTCAGAACAGCTGTGGTGGCCAGAGCTGAAGCCAGACCCCCAGAGGGAGATCCTTCCCAAGAGCCCCGCGGCCAGCTGAGCTTCTTTCAGACTGTGCATATCCATCCAGAAGCTGCCTCTTCCATTGGAGA CTGGCTGGCTGGTGGTAGGCAGGGAGCAGCACACGGCCTCCACCACCTGCGGGGCTCCAGGACTGCCATGACGTCCCAG GTCAGAGAACATTTGGTGCTGTCTGATCTTGACTACCTGGAAAACAGCAGCTTTTCCTACTACTCAGAAAACGAGTCCACTCCCTGCTGTTCCTCTCCACCCTGCAGCCATGACTTCAGCCTGACCTTTGACCTGGCCTTCTTGCCCACTCTCTACAGTCTTCTCTTCGTCTTTGGCCTGTTGGGCAATGGAGCTGTGGCAGTTGTCCTTCTGAGGCAGCGCCGGGCCCTGAGTGGCACTGACACCTTCCTGCTCCATCTGGCTCTGGCTGACATGCTGCTGGTGCTGACACTCCCCCTCTGGGCTGTGCAGGCTGCCCGGGAGTGGGTCTTCGGCTCTGGCCTCTGCAAGGTGGCAGGGGCCCTCTTCAAGATCAATTTCTACGCAGGGGCCTTCTTACTAGCCTGTATCAGCTTTGACCGCTACCTGAACATTGTCCATGCCACCCAACTCTACCGGCGGGGCCCTGGGACACGCGTGACCCTCACTTGTGTCATTGTCTGGGGACTCTGCCTGCTATTGGCCTTTCCAGACCTGCTCTTCCTGTTGGCCCAGCATGAACCTCGCCTCAATACCACACGTTGTCTTTATACCTTCCCCCAGACTGGCCACACAGCCTTAAATATCCTGCAGCTGCTGGCTGGTTTCCTCTTCCCACTGCTCATCATGGCGTACTGTTACACTCACATTCTCCTAGTGTTGCTGGGCTCTCGGGGGCAGCGAAGACTTCGGGCCATGAGGGTAGTGGTAACGGTGGTAGTGGCCTTTGCCCTCTGCTGGACGCCCTATCACCTGGCCATGCTGGTGGATATACTCATTGATGTGAAGGCAGTGAGCAGAGACTGTGAGTGGGAGAGCCAGCTGGATGTGGCCAAGTCCATCACTTCAGGTCTTGGCTTTCTGCACTGCTGCCTCAATCCCCTGCTCTATGCTTTCGTGGGGGTCAAGTTCCGTGGCCAAATGCGGACACTGATAGGGAGGCTGGGCTGCCCAGGCCAGGAGGCCCTCTTGCGCCCAACTCCAACATCTTCCCGGAGAGATTCCTCTTGGTCTGAGACCACAGAAGCCTCATACTCAGGCCTGTAA
- the CXCR3 gene encoding C-X-C chemokine receptor type 3 isoform X2: protein MTSQVREHLVLSDLDYLENSSFSYYSENESTPCCSSPPCSHDFSLTFDLAFLPTLYSLLFVFGLLGNGAVAVVLLRQRRALSGTDTFLLHLALADMLLVLTLPLWAVQAAREWVFGSGLCKVAGALFKINFYAGAFLLACISFDRYLNIVHATQLYRRGPGTRVTLTCVIVWGLCLLLAFPDLLFLLAQHEPRLNTTRCLYTFPQTGHTALNILQLLAGFLFPLLIMAYCYTHILLVLLGSRGQRRLRAMRVVVTVVVAFALCWTPYHLAMLVDILIDVKAVSRDCEWESQLDVAKSITSGLGFLHCCLNPLLYAFVGVKFRGQMRTLIGRLGCPGQEALLRPTPTSSRRDSSWSETTEASYSGL from the exons ATGACGTCCCAG GTCAGAGAACATTTGGTGCTGTCTGATCTTGACTACCTGGAAAACAGCAGCTTTTCCTACTACTCAGAAAACGAGTCCACTCCCTGCTGTTCCTCTCCACCCTGCAGCCATGACTTCAGCCTGACCTTTGACCTGGCCTTCTTGCCCACTCTCTACAGTCTTCTCTTCGTCTTTGGCCTGTTGGGCAATGGAGCTGTGGCAGTTGTCCTTCTGAGGCAGCGCCGGGCCCTGAGTGGCACTGACACCTTCCTGCTCCATCTGGCTCTGGCTGACATGCTGCTGGTGCTGACACTCCCCCTCTGGGCTGTGCAGGCTGCCCGGGAGTGGGTCTTCGGCTCTGGCCTCTGCAAGGTGGCAGGGGCCCTCTTCAAGATCAATTTCTACGCAGGGGCCTTCTTACTAGCCTGTATCAGCTTTGACCGCTACCTGAACATTGTCCATGCCACCCAACTCTACCGGCGGGGCCCTGGGACACGCGTGACCCTCACTTGTGTCATTGTCTGGGGACTCTGCCTGCTATTGGCCTTTCCAGACCTGCTCTTCCTGTTGGCCCAGCATGAACCTCGCCTCAATACCACACGTTGTCTTTATACCTTCCCCCAGACTGGCCACACAGCCTTAAATATCCTGCAGCTGCTGGCTGGTTTCCTCTTCCCACTGCTCATCATGGCGTACTGTTACACTCACATTCTCCTAGTGTTGCTGGGCTCTCGGGGGCAGCGAAGACTTCGGGCCATGAGGGTAGTGGTAACGGTGGTAGTGGCCTTTGCCCTCTGCTGGACGCCCTATCACCTGGCCATGCTGGTGGATATACTCATTGATGTGAAGGCAGTGAGCAGAGACTGTGAGTGGGAGAGCCAGCTGGATGTGGCCAAGTCCATCACTTCAGGTCTTGGCTTTCTGCACTGCTGCCTCAATCCCCTGCTCTATGCTTTCGTGGGGGTCAAGTTCCGTGGCCAAATGCGGACACTGATAGGGAGGCTGGGCTGCCCAGGCCAGGAGGCCCTCTTGCGCCCAACTCCAACATCTTCCCGGAGAGATTCCTCTTGGTCTGAGACCACAGAAGCCTCATACTCAGGCCTGTAA